Below is a genomic region from Helianthus annuus cultivar XRQ/B chromosome 2, HanXRQr2.0-SUNRISE, whole genome shotgun sequence.
aaaaatattatttagtcgacgtcgtccgtaaggcgcgtacgggcctaacgagcgtcgaaactaagtccgtcgttgcccgttaggcccgtacgcgccttacggacgacgtcgactaaataataaaaaaaatattatttagtcgacgtcgtccgtaaggcgcgtacgggcctaacgagcgtcgaaactaagcccgtcgttaaaattttaacgacgggcttagtttcgacgctcgttaggcccgtacgcgccttacggacgacgtcgactaaataataaaaaaaatattatttagtcgacgtcgtccgtaaggcgcgtacgggcctaacgagcgtcgaaactaagtccgtcgttgcccgttaggcccgtacgcgccttacggatgataaatttacaaaaatggtccctgaggtttgatgtgtttacaaaatcggtccctgaggtttgatgaatttacaaaaatggtccctggtgtttccaggatttaataaaatggtcccttgtgtttcagaaattgaccagggaccatttttgtaaatcctggaaacaccagggaccatttttgtaaattcatcaaacctcagggaccaattttgtaaacacatcaatcctcagggaccatttttttatacataaacttaaattgtttttttttttttaaaaacagaaaaatatatatttttaaacagaaaatataaattttagtcgacgtcgtccgtaaggcgcgtacgggcctaacgagcgtcgaaactaagcccgtcgttaaaattttaacgacgggcttagtttcgacgcccgttaggcccgtacgcgccttacggacgacgtcgactaaataataaaaaaaatattatttagtcgacgtcgtccgtaaggcgcgtacgggcctaacgggcgtcgaaactaagcccgtcgttaaaattttaacgacgggcttagtttcgacgctcgttaggcccgtacgccccttacggacgacgtcgactaaataataaaaaaaatattatttagtcgacgtcgtccgtaaggcgcgtacgggcctaacgagcgtcgaaactaagcccgtcgttaaaattttaacgacgggcttagtttcgacgctcgttaggcccgtacgcgccttacggacgacgtcgactaaataataaaaaaatattatttagtcgacgtcgtccgtaaggcgcgtacgggcctaacgagcgtcgaaactaagtccgtcgttgcccgttaggcccgtacgcgccttacggatgataaatttacaaaaatggtccctgaggtttgatgtgtttacaaaatcggtccctgaggtttgatgaatttacaaaaatggtccctggtgtttccaggatttaataaaatggtcccttgtgtttcagaaattgaccagggaccatttttgtaaatcctggaaacaccagggaccatttttgtaaattcatcaaacctcagggaccaattttgtaaacacatcaatcctcagggaccatttttttatacataaacttaaattgttttttttttttaaaaaacagaaaaatatatatttttaaacagaaaatataaattttagtcgacgtcgtccgtaaggcgcgtacgggcctaacgagcgtcgaaactaagcccgtcgttaaaattttaacgacgggcttagtttcgacgcccgttaggcccgtacgcgccttacggacgacgtcgactaaataatattttttttattatttagtcgacgtcgtccgtaaggcgcgtacgggcctaacgggcgtcgaaactaagcccgtcgttaaaattttaacgacgggcttagtttcgacgctcgttaggcccgtacgccccttacggacgacgtcgactaaataataaaaaaaatattatttagtcgacgtcgtccgtaaggcgcgtacgggcctaacgagcgtcgaaactaagcccgtcgttaaaattttaacgacgggcttagtttcgacgctcgttaggcccgtacgcgccttacggacgacgtcgactaaataataaaaaaaatattatttagtcgacgtcgtccgtaaggcgcgtacgggcctaacgagcgtcgaaactaagtccgtcgttgcccgttaggcccgtacgcgccttacggatgataaatttacaaaaatggtccctgaggtttgatgtgtttacaaaattggtccctgaggtttgatgaatttacaaaaatggtccctggtgtttccaggatttaataaaatggtcccttgtgtttcagaaattgaccagggaccatttttgtaaatcctggaaacaccagggaccatttttgtaaattcatcaaacctcagggaccaattttgtaaacccatcaaacctcagggaccatttttttaaacataaacttaaattgtttttttatttttttaaaaacagaaaaatatatattttaaacagaaaatatatatttttatgcttTCACTTGTCTTTATGCTTTCAATTGTGCCATGGTTTTGCTGTGtaaacagaaaatatatattttttaaacagaaaatatatatttttaaacagaaaatatatatttttaaacagaaaatatatatttttttaaacttaaagttaaattgtttttttttttaaaaacagaaaaatggaGGAAATGGATTACGAAGAAGATATTCCGGAGCAGCCGCAGCGGAAACGGCGGGCGCGTCCACCGCCAGATCCTCTAGAGAATCACCCGTATTTGGAGTTTCCTCAGGAGTCCGAGGCTGCGCTCCGTTGCGAGAAGCTTCGGAAGATGCATATTGGTGAACATTTTGCGGTTTCGTGGAAAACCCTCCGGAAGCTTGAGGTTGAAGATTGGGTGCGTAAGTTTGTTCCCGTTGATTCACCGTGGGATCGTCTGTTTGAGCTATCGTTTACGCCGACCTACAGGGAGATACTAGTCGAGTTTCTGTCGTCGTTCGAGTTTCATCCTCGTCGGCCAAATGAGGTTGTGGACCCCGCGCAGCCCCCTCCCCCGCCCGAGGTTTCTTTTCGCATGGCTGGCCAGGCGCGCGAAATGTCACTTGCACAGTTTGCGGTGCATAGCGGTTTGTATACGGAGGCTGAGATTGCTACGGATCTTTATACGAAGGTACGTTTAACACaaattttgtattgttattattattatttttaatatataacatttaagatttaatattaatttaacgTTTAATAAACATTCGTGTAAACAGGGGCTCGTAATGATTGATAAACCCACGCTATTAGGGTTTTGGGATCTGATCGCGGACATCCGTCAGTGGGACCACTACCAATCCAAGGGGAGGAGTACGCTGATTGAGGATCCGCTCTTCAGGTACGTTAGTTATTAAACagattttttaaaagaaaatttctttttttaattatttagttgatttttgtcaatttttgaaacatcagggaccatttttgtaaaaataGAAACTTTAGGGAACAAAGTGTAAATATATCAAACCGTCAGCcgtttttgtaaaaaattgaACGACGTCTAAACCGGCAGCCGTTTGGGGCTGGGTTTGCAGCCGTAAACcggcgtttaaacggctgcaaacacaGCCCCAAAGGGCAGCGATTTCGCAGCCGTTtggggctgcgtttgcagccgtttaaacgcccgGTTACGGCTGCAAATGCCGCCGCAGACGGCAGCGAAAACGCAGCCGTTtggggctgcgtttgcagccgtctAAACGCCCGTTTACGactgcaaacgcagccgcaaacAGCAGCGAAATATCTgccgtttgcggctgcgtttgcagccgtttaaacgcccgtTANNNNNNNNNNNNNNNNNNNNNNNNNNNNNNNNNNNNNNNNNNNNNNNNNNNNNNNNNNNNNNNNNNNNNNNNNNNNNNNNNNNNNNNNNNNNNNNNNNNNNNNNNNNNNNNNNNNNNNNNNNNNNNNNNNNNNNNNNNNNNNNNNNNNNNNNNNNNNNNNNNNNNNNNNNNNNNNNNNNNNNNNNNNNNNNNNNNNNNNNNNNNNNNNNNNNNNNNNNNNNNNNNNNNNNNNNNNNNNNNNNNNNNNNNNNNNNNNNNNNNNNNNNNNNNNNNNNNNNNNNNNNNNNNNNNNNNNNNNNNNNNNNNNNNNNNNNNNNNNNNNNNNNNNNNNNNNNNNNNNNNNNNNNNNNNNNNNNNNNNNNNNNNNNNNNNNNNNNNNNNNNNNNNNNNNNNNNNNNNNNNNNNNNNNNNNNNNNNNNNNNNNNNNNNNNNNNNNNNNNNNNNNNNNNNNNNNNNNNNNNNNNNNNNNNNNNNNNNNNNNNNNNNNNNNNNNNNNNNNNNNNNNNNNNNNNNNNNNNNNNNNNNNNNNNNNNNNNNNNNNNNNNNNNNNNNNNNNNNNNNNNNNNNNNNNNNNNNNNNNNNNNNNNNNNNNNNNNNNNNNNNNNNNNNNNNNNNNNNNNNNNNNNNNNNNNNNNNNNNNNNNNNNNNNNNNNNNNNNNNNNNNNNNNNNNNNNNNNNNNNNNNNNNNNNNNNNNNNNNNNNNNNNNNNNNNNNNNNNNNNNNNNNNNNNNNNNNNNNNNNNNNNNNNNNNNNNNNNNNNNNNNNNNNNNNNNNNNNNNNNNNNNNNNNNNNNNNNNNNNNNNNNNNNNNNNNNNNNNNNNNNNNNNNNNNNNNNNNNNNNNNNNNNNNNNNNNNNNNNNNNNNNNNNNNNNNNNNNNNNNNNNNNNNNNNNNNNNNNNNNNNNNNNNNNNNNNNNNNNNNNNNNNNNNNNNNNNNNNNNNNNNNNNNNNNNNNNNNNNNNNNNNNNNNNNNNNNNNNNNNNNNNNNNNNNNNNNNNNNNNNNNNNNNNNNNNNNNNNNNNNNNNNNNNNNNNNNNNNNNNNNNNNNNNNNNNNNNNNNNNNNNNNNNNNNNNNNNNNNNNNNNNNNNNNNNNNNNNNNNNNNNNNNNNNNNNNNNNNNNNNNNNNNNNNNNNNNNNNNNNNNNNNNNNNNNNNNNNNNNNNNNNNNNNNNNNNNNNNNNNNNNNNNNNNNNNNNNNNNNNNNNNNNNNNNNNNNNNNNNNNNNNNNNNNNNNNNNNNNNNNNNNNNNNNNNNNNNNNNNNNNNNNNNNNNNNNNNNNNNNNNNNNNNNNNNNNNNNNNNNNNNNNNNNNNNNNNNNNNNNNNNNNNNNNNNNNNNNNNNNNNNNNNNNNNNNNNNNNNNNNNNNNNNNNNNNNNNNNNNNNNNNNNNNNNNNNNNNNNNNNNNNNNNNNNNNNNNNNNNNNNNNNNNNNNNNNNNNNNNNNNNNNNNNNNNNNNNNNNNNNNNNNNNNNNNNNNNNNNNNNNNNNNNNNNNNNNNNNNNTAAAGAATCTGGACGGCACGCAATACGAGCTTAAGGACCTGCCAGAAGACTTCCCTCTGATTTATCCCCCGCGGGATCCGGAGCCGCCAGAGCCGCATCAGCCGGTCGCCGTTTTTCCGCAGCCACCACAGCCGCGTGGACCACCCGGGGCGCCCCAGTTCCCACGCCATGTTATGCCCGGTCCTGACCCGTCACATGAGCGGCTGCTTCGAAACGTGgagagaaacaattatttgttagAGTGGGTGGCTGCGGCGCTGCAGCAGCAGCGACAGCATGACGGGTTACCTCCACTACCCTTCATTGCGGATGCGGACTGGGATCAGCATCAGcggcagcagcagcatcagcagcagcagcagcatcaggagcaggagcagcagcagcagcatcaggaaCAGCAGCAGTAGTATTTTATCATTTTGTTATGTATGTACAAACTTTGtaatgtattttgtaatgtatgtatcaaacttcgGTGTAAACAGTTTCACATATTTTGAAATGTTATGTTTTGAAATTCAGGCAGGTTATAAAAAATTCTGGCAGGTTATTTAAAGTGTTTTGTCGTTAcaaacttagtttcgacgctcgttaggcccgtacgcgccttacggacgacgtcgactaaataataaaaaaatattatttagtcgacgtcgtccgtaaggcgcgtacgggcctaacgagcgtcgaaactaagtccgtcgttgcccgttaggcccgtacgcgccttacggaggacgtcgactaaataataaaaaaaatattatttagttgacgtcgtccgtaaggcgcgtacgggcctaacgagcgtcgaaactaagcccgtcgttaaaattttaacgacgggcttagtttcgacgctcgttaggcccgtacgcgccttacggacgacgtcgactaaataataaaaaaatattatttagtcgacgtcgtccgtaaggcgcgtacgggcctaacgagcgtcgaaactaagtccgtcgttgcccgttaggcccgtacgcgccttacggaggacgtcgactaaataataaaaaaaatattatttagtcgacgtcgtccgtaaggcgcgtacgggcctaacgagcgtcgaaactaagtccgtcgttgcccgttaggcccgtacgcgccttacggaggacgtcgactaaataataaaaaaaatattatttagtcgacgtcgtccgtaaggcgcgtacgggcctaacgagcgtcgaaactaaacccgtcgttaaaattttaacgacgggcttagtttcgacgctcgttaggcccgtacgcgccttacggacgacgtcgactaaataataaaaaaaatattatttagtcgacgtcgtccgtaaggcgcgtacgggcctaacgagcgtcgaaactaagtccgtcgttgcccgttaggcccgtacgcgccttacggatgataaatttacaaaaatggtccctgaggtttgatgtgtttacaaaatcggtccctgaggtttgatgaatttacaaaaatggtccctggtgtttccaggatttacaaaaatggtccctggtcaatttctgaaacacaagggaccattttattaaatcctggaaacaccagggaccacttttgtaaacacatcaaacctcagggaccatttttgtaaatttatcatccgtaaggcgcgtacgggcctaacgggcaacgacggacttagtttcgacgctcgttaggcccgtacgcgccttacggacgacgtcgactaaataataaaaaaaatattatttagtcgacgtcgtccgtaaggcgcgtacgggcctaacgagcgtcgaaactaagtccgtcgttgcccgttaggcccgtacgcgccttacggctgataaatttacaaaaatggtccctgaggtttgatgtgtttacaaaatcaGTCCCTGAGATTTGATGactttacaaaaatggtccctggtgtttccaggatttacaaaaatggtccctggtcaatttctgaaacacaagggaccatttttgtaaatcctggaaacaccagggaccatttttgtaaattcatcaaacctcagggaccaattttgtaaacacatcaaacctcagggaccatttttttaaacataaacttaaattgtttttttttaacgacGTCGGGCCttacgggcaacgacggacttagtttcgacgctcgttaggcccgtacgcgccttacggacgacgtcgactaaataatattttttttattatttagtcgacgtcgtccgtaaggcgcgtacgggcctaacgattGTATCTGGAATACAACAGGTTCTGTGTGAATTTAAAGTTCAGAAGGCTTTATACGCctcgtattgaccaatacgcagcgtatacaaGGTGTcaatatacgctgcgtataggccaATACGCAGCCTATTAATAGTTACTGCATATATGAATTAAGTTCTATGTTCTAACAGCTCCGGaacggaggataaactggttaaggcttTACGGTTCTAAATGATAGGTCACGAGTTCGATTCATGATAAGGGCCGGTTCTTTAAAGAAGACCCCCTTTTatactgattttatatatatttacattttggtccctggtgtttcattttttataaaaatggtccctgaagtttcatgaatatacaaaaatggtccctgttGTTTGATAATTTAGATAAATGGTCCCTGATGATTCCAGGATTTACAATAATGGTCCCTTATGTTTCTGAAATTGACACAAAGTGTCAAATTTTACCAAGTTTATATACGCttcgtattggtcaatacgcagcgtatagaaacctggcaaaaatttgacacttcaaacctaccaaaatgaccccaaaTGTGCATCAGTtttctatacgctgcgtattgaccaatacgcagcgtataaagCCTTCTGAACTTTAAATTCACACAGAACTTGTTGTATTCCAGATACaatcgttaggcccgtacgcgccttacggacgacgtcgactaaataataaaaaaaatattatttagtcgacgtcgtccgtaaggcgcgtacgggcctaacgagcgtcgaaactaagtccgtcgttgcccgttaggcccgtacgcgccttacggacgacgtcgactaaataataaaaaaaatattatttagtcgacgtcgtccgtaaggcgcgtacgggcctaacgagcgtcgaaactaaacccgtcgttaaaattttaacgacgggcttaatttcgacgctcgttaggcccgtacgcgccttacggacgacgtcgactaaataataaaaaaaatattatttagtcgacgtcgtccgtaaggcgcgtacgggcctaacgagcgtcgaaactaagtccgtcgttgcccgttaggcccgtacgcgccttacggaggacgtcgactaaataataaaaaaaatattatttagtcgacgtcgtccgtaaggcgcgtacgggcctaacgagcgtcgaaactaaacccgtcgttaaaattttaacgacgggcttagtttcgacgctcgttaggcccgtacgcgccttacggacgacgtcgactaaataataaaaaaaatattatttagtcgacgtcgtccgtaaggcgcgtacgggcctaacgagcgtcgaaactaagtccgtcgttgcccgttaggcccgtacgcgccttacggctgataaatttacaaaaatggtccctgaggtttgatgtgtttacaaaatcgGTCCCTGAGATTTGATGactttacaaaaatggtccctggtgtttccaggatttacaaaaatggtccctggtcaatttctgaaacacaagggaccatttttgtaaatcctggaaacaccagggaccatttttgtaaattcatcaaacctcagggaccaattttgtaaacacatcaaacctcagggaccatttttttaaacataaacttaaattgttttttttttaacgacgTCGGGCCttacgggcaacgacggacttagtttcgacgctcgttaggcccgtacgcgccttacggacgacgtcgactaaataataaaaaaaatattatttagtcgacgtcgtccgtaaggcgcgtacgggcctaacgagcgt
It encodes:
- the LOC110882726 gene encoding uncharacterized protein LOC110882726 translates to MEEMDYEEDIPEQPQRKRRARPPPDPLENHPYLEFPQESEAALRCEKLRKMHIGEHFAVSWKTLRKLEVEDWVRKFVPVDSPWDRLFELSFTPTYREILVEFLSSFEFHPRRPNEVVDPAQPPPPPEVSFRMAGQAREMSLAQFAVHSGLYTEAEIATDLYTKGLVMIDKPTLLGFWDLIADIRQWDHYQSKGRSTLIEDPLFRDHFCKNRNFREQSPFGAGFAAVNRRLNGCKHSPKGQRFRSRLGLRLQPFKRPVTAANAAADGSENAAVWGCVCSRLNARLRLQTQPQTAAKYLPFAAAFAAV